In bacterium, one genomic interval encodes:
- a CDS encoding metal ABC transporter permease → MSWDAVAVFWSDYTLRTVAAGAAVIGATAGVLGVFAQLRRQSLLGDAVSHAALPGIALVFLLTGSKEPAALVAGAAATGWLGALCVTGIVRSSRVPADSALGLVLSVFFGVGLMLLTWIQRRPDASQAGLDRFLFGQAATLLTADVATMAVLGGGAVLVLVLLWKEFKLLSFDPAYAALLGLPVRRLDILLTGLLVAAVVAGLQAVGVVLMSAMLVAPAAAARQWTDRLAPMAALAALFGAAAGVGGAVASSLTARTPTGPAIVLAATAIVLVSLV, encoded by the coding sequence GTGAGCTGGGACGCCGTCGCCGTCTTCTGGAGCGACTACACGCTGCGCACCGTCGCGGCGGGCGCCGCGGTGATCGGCGCGACCGCCGGCGTGCTGGGCGTCTTCGCGCAGCTGCGGCGCCAGAGCCTGCTCGGCGATGCGGTCAGCCACGCGGCCCTGCCCGGCATCGCCCTGGTCTTCCTGCTGACCGGCAGCAAGGAACCGGCGGCGCTGGTGGCGGGCGCCGCGGCCACCGGATGGCTGGGCGCGCTCTGCGTGACGGGGATCGTGCGCTCCTCGCGGGTGCCGGCCGACAGCGCGCTGGGCCTGGTGCTGTCGGTGTTCTTCGGCGTGGGGTTGATGCTGCTGACCTGGATCCAGCGCCGCCCCGACGCCTCGCAGGCCGGCCTGGACCGCTTCCTGTTCGGGCAGGCGGCGACGCTGCTGACCGCCGATGTCGCGACGATGGCGGTGCTGGGCGGCGGCGCCGTCCTGGTGCTGGTCCTGCTGTGGAAGGAGTTCAAGCTGCTGAGCTTCGACCCGGCCTACGCCGCGCTGCTCGGCCTGCCGGTGCGGCGCCTGGACATCCTGCTGACGGGCCTGCTGGTGGCGGCGGTCGTCGCGGGCCTGCAGGCCGTCGGCGTGGTGCTGATGAGCGCGATGCTGGTGGCGCCGGCCGCCGCCGCCCGACAGTGGACCGACCGCCTGGCGCCGATGGCCGCGCTGGCCGCGCTCTTCGGCGCGGCGGCCGGCGTCGGCGGCGCCGTCGCCAGCAGCCTGACGGCGCGCACGCCCACCGGGCCGGCCATCGTGCTGGCGGCCACGGCCATCGTCCTGGTCTCGCTGGT